The following proteins are encoded in a genomic region of Pyramidobacter porci:
- a CDS encoding CD3072 family TudS-related putative desulfidase produces the protein MARKILVVSHCLLNTAAKVRRYDRGESSAEERLRLKTARRALTRGVQLLQLPCPEFLTYGGRRWGHVYEQFDHPFFRKRCREMLEPVCEQLLCYAQDGEIDLLGVLGIDGSPSCGVKYTCRGEWGGELSGRDLAPFVSSVRLAPGRGVLMEEFGKLLAENGLKLRFEGLFAPEPERALSVLE, from the coding sequence ATGGCGCGGAAAATTCTGGTTGTCAGTCACTGCCTGCTCAACACGGCGGCCAAGGTACGCCGTTACGACCGCGGCGAAAGTTCCGCCGAGGAACGGCTGCGGCTGAAAACGGCGCGCCGGGCGCTGACGCGCGGCGTACAGCTGCTGCAGCTGCCGTGTCCGGAATTTTTGACGTACGGGGGGCGGCGCTGGGGGCACGTGTACGAGCAGTTCGACCATCCTTTTTTCAGGAAGCGCTGCCGCGAGATGCTTGAACCCGTGTGCGAGCAGCTTCTCTGTTACGCGCAGGACGGCGAAATCGATCTTTTGGGCGTGCTGGGGATCGACGGCAGCCCCAGCTGCGGCGTGAAGTACACGTGCCGCGGCGAGTGGGGCGGCGAGCTGAGCGGCCGCGACCTCGCGCCCTTCGTGTCATCGGTCAGGCTGGCGCCGGGGCGCGGCGTTTTGATGGAGGAGTTCGGGAAACTCCTGGCGGAGAACGGGCTGAAGCTCCGTTTCGAGGGGCTTTTCGCGCCGGAGCCGGAACGGGCGCTGTCGGTGCTGGAGTGA